In Intestinibacillus sp. Marseille-P6563, a single genomic region encodes these proteins:
- a CDS encoding TetR family transcriptional regulator, whose product MASDMKEVIATAAKKLLIEKGVKKLTVTDLVDACQITRQAFYYHFEDIPALFRWIFEQDIERTVLEAKALDSGEAKLRCLFVLGINSMPYMKKGMESNYRDELERYFTQYIQRLFERVCDEEGLYPNCTRAEVGLILRYHSQAILGLMRNWTEADTKNLDQIVHIAYCLMTEGISPLQ is encoded by the coding sequence GTGGCCAGCGATATGAAAGAAGTGATTGCCACCGCGGCAAAAAAACTTTTGATAGAAAAAGGTGTAAAAAAGCTGACGGTAACCGATCTGGTTGATGCGTGTCAGATTACCCGGCAAGCCTTTTATTATCATTTTGAAGATATTCCGGCGTTGTTCCGCTGGATTTTTGAGCAGGATATTGAGCGCACGGTGTTAGAAGCCAAAGCGCTGGACAGCGGAGAGGCAAAATTGCGATGCCTGTTTGTCCTGGGGATCAACTCCATGCCGTATATGAAAAAGGGGATGGAAAGCAATTACCGGGACGAGTTGGAACGCTATTTTACCCAGTATATCCAGCGCCTTTTTGAGCGGGTCTGCGATGAAGAAGGCCTTTATCCGAACTGTACCCGTGCGGAGGTGGGGCTCATCCTGCGCTATCACAGCCAGGCCATTTTAGGGCTGATGAGAAATTGGACAGAGGCAGATACCAAAAATCTGGATCAAATTGTACATATCGCGTATTGCCTGATGACAGAAGGGATCTCGCCCTTGCAATAA
- a CDS encoding alanine/glycine:cation symporter family protein, with amino-acid sequence MEAINRMIDQINNLVLTPLNNFMYSKLLIFLLILAGVYFTIRTGAVQIRRIGDVRKILRERAEKKDGQRQVSSFQALMISTASRVGTGNIAGIAAAIAAGGPGAVFWMWLMAVIGGASAFIESTLAQIYKIKDGNSFRGGPAYYIQRGLGKRWLGCIFSVLLILCFAYGFNGLQSFNISSAIKYYVPHYDQTALPMLVGLLLAVLTGLVIFGGVHRISTITSVIVPVMAGGYILIGLVMFFTHLSAVPGVFATIFREAFNMQAIFGGFAGSAVVIGIKRGLFSNEAGMGSAPNAAATAVVSHPVKQGLIQTLSVFLDTLVICSTTAMILLVSGVPASEDISYVQRAVHTTFGELGIHFITLAIFFFAFSSLVGNYYYTESNLRFIKDNKVLLNAFRITCLIAIFLGAQADFSTVWNLADILMGFMSIVNIFAIVLLGNIALRALHDYDLQRKRGQDPVFRAKDIGLYNTDEWK; translated from the coding sequence ATGGAGGCAATCAACCGTATGATCGACCAAATCAATAATTTGGTCTTGACCCCACTGAATAATTTTATGTATAGCAAACTGCTGATCTTTTTACTGATTCTGGCAGGTGTCTATTTCACCATCCGTACCGGTGCGGTACAGATTCGCCGCATTGGGGATGTACGCAAGATTCTGCGGGAACGCGCCGAGAAAAAAGACGGTCAACGTCAAGTATCGTCTTTTCAGGCTTTGATGATCTCCACCGCATCGCGCGTCGGCACCGGCAATATCGCCGGTATTGCGGCAGCCATTGCCGCCGGTGGTCCGGGTGCTGTTTTCTGGATGTGGCTGATGGCGGTTATTGGCGGTGCATCGGCATTCATCGAATCCACCCTGGCACAGATCTATAAGATTAAGGATGGCAACTCGTTCCGCGGCGGTCCGGCGTATTACATTCAGCGTGGTCTGGGCAAGCGCTGGCTGGGCTGCATCTTCTCGGTGCTGCTGATTTTGTGCTTTGCTTATGGCTTCAATGGCCTGCAATCGTTTAATATCTCGTCTGCGATTAAATATTATGTCCCGCATTATGATCAAACCGCGCTGCCGATGCTGGTCGGCCTACTGCTGGCCGTGCTGACTGGCCTAGTCATTTTTGGCGGCGTACACCGCATCAGTACTATCACATCGGTGATCGTACCGGTGATGGCAGGCGGTTATATCCTGATCGGCCTGGTGATGTTCTTCACCCACCTGTCGGCCGTACCGGGTGTATTTGCGACCATCTTCCGTGAAGCATTTAACATGCAGGCCATCTTTGGCGGCTTTGCCGGCAGCGCTGTCGTCATCGGCATCAAGCGCGGCCTGTTCTCCAACGAAGCTGGTATGGGTTCGGCGCCCAATGCTGCGGCAACCGCGGTGGTATCCCACCCGGTTAAGCAGGGCCTCATCCAGACGCTGTCGGTCTTTTTGGATACATTGGTCATCTGCTCGACAACGGCAATGATCCTGCTGGTATCCGGCGTACCGGCAAGCGAGGATATTTCGTATGTGCAGCGCGCCGTACACACGACCTTCGGGGAACTGGGCATTCATTTTATCACCCTTGCAATTTTCTTCTTTGCCTTTTCCAGCTTGGTGGGCAACTACTATTATACGGAATCCAATCTGCGTTTTATCAAGGATAACAAAGTCCTTCTTAACGCATTCCGTATCACCTGCCTGATTGCGATTTTCCTGGGCGCACAGGCCGACTTCTCGACGGTATGGAACCTGGCGGATATCCTGATGGGCTTTATGTCGATCGTGAATATCTTTGCCATCGTTCTGCTGGGCAATATCGCGCTGCGGGCGCTCCACGATTACGATTTGCAGCGTAAGCGGGGACAAGACCCGGTATTCCGCGCAAAAGATATTGGACTTTACAACACCGACGAATGGAAATAA